In a genomic window of Halalkalibacillus sediminis:
- a CDS encoding FtsB family cell division protein has protein sequence MSRRNRHRKVTRIQSEYVQKQEQNLERQSREKKFLYRRLIAFGVLFTIALSSMFLYHLNQRAQLSEKQEEYAEKEEQLAEYQEENEELNREIELLSDVEYLLQIARKDYFFSKDGEIIFKLPDEEPSY, from the coding sequence ATGAGTAGACGTAATAGGCACCGTAAAGTCACAAGGATTCAATCGGAATATGTTCAGAAACAGGAACAGAACTTGGAGCGCCAAAGCCGTGAAAAGAAATTCCTGTATCGACGATTGATTGCTTTTGGTGTGCTATTTACTATAGCTCTGTCTTCTATGTTCCTATATCATCTCAATCAACGTGCTCAACTTAGCGAAAAACAAGAAGAATATGCTGAAAAAGAAGAACAATTAGCAGAATATCAAGAAGAAAATGAAGAGTTGAATCGCGAAATAGAATTATTAAGTGATGTTGAATACTTACTCCAGATCGCAAGAAAAGATTATTTCTTCTCAAAAGACGGAGAAATCATCTTTAAATTGCCAGATGAAGAGCCTTCTTATTGA
- the spoVT gene encoding stage V sporulation protein T translates to MKATGIVRRIDDLGRVVVPKEIRRTLRIREGDPLEIFVDREGEVILKKYSPINELSEFATEYAQSLFESIGNKILISDRDEIIAVAGASKKEYLNKDVGQPVEKCMEKRESQLERNEFTQEFINGHEETVSSFFIQPIVSNGDPVGSIILLMEKGSISDVETTVIQTASHFLARQME, encoded by the coding sequence ATGAAAGCAACAGGGATCGTACGCCGTATTGATGATTTGGGGCGAGTTGTAGTGCCTAAGGAGATACGGAGAACACTTCGTATTAGAGAGGGAGATCCTCTGGAGATTTTTGTTGATCGAGAAGGGGAAGTTATCTTAAAAAAATACTCACCGATCAATGAGCTGAGTGAGTTTGCTACTGAGTATGCACAGTCATTATTCGAGTCCATCGGGAATAAAATATTAATTTCCGATCGAGATGAAATTATTGCTGTTGCAGGTGCTTCTAAGAAGGAATATTTAAACAAAGATGTTGGACAACCTGTAGAAAAATGTATGGAGAAAAGAGAAAGTCAACTTGAGCGTAACGAATTCACACAAGAGTTTATTAACGGGCATGAAGAAACGGTCTCATCATTTTTTATACAACCGATCGTATCAAACGGTGATCCAGTAGGAAGTATCATATTACTTATGGAAAAAGGATCGATTTCTGACGTTGAAACCACGGTCATTCAAACAGCATCACACTTTCTAGCACGGCAGATGGAGTAG
- a CDS encoding putative polysaccharide biosynthesis protein, giving the protein MSGQAMWVKGTLLLSIAGLLSKVLGMVYRIPLQNLAGDEGLYIYQQIYPILSLAIILSLYSIPSAISQVIADNKRPNASIRIKDVLVVFYLLFAGGAAVFILLYALAPWLAGLMGDPQLTQPIRVSSAIFLVIPFTAFLRGYFQIEDQYSVMASSQVVEQLFRVAGIIIFTVIITGAGLSLYQVGTLAAWSTIGGTVVGASFLFIAYRFYIKSQSSRSEKVSISPSNLTRGLLVGLSIYSLTYVLHLLVQVIDVFTMIDLLKDWGASTQASKVWKGVYDRGNPLIQLGLVFGSSIALSLIPSLRKSDADISSGSTDDEKFALKFTFLFSTAATAGLIAIMPMVNPLFYKSSDGTFAIQLMMPAVFLLSLVITFSVILQRYGVKLQQLIWVVVMLVIKGIGNTLLIPLYGITGASIATLIALAFLTLVMYYHYQRLTKSLVKYTFLVNTLLVTAFMGLLISLITHWVLDLIDIQNRLIYIPVVALTCTIGAAIFIYSTYKFKLLSNKELQLITTYLKAKKGTDD; this is encoded by the coding sequence ATGAGCGGACAAGCTATGTGGGTGAAGGGGACACTTCTTTTATCAATTGCAGGATTATTGAGCAAAGTGTTAGGGATGGTGTACCGAATCCCTCTACAAAACCTAGCTGGAGACGAAGGGTTATATATTTATCAGCAAATCTATCCGATTCTCTCTTTAGCTATTATATTATCTCTGTATAGTATACCGAGTGCTATTTCTCAAGTAATAGCAGATAACAAACGACCGAACGCCTCGATACGTATAAAAGACGTGTTGGTGGTGTTTTATTTATTATTCGCTGGTGGAGCTGCCGTTTTTATTCTATTGTACGCTCTAGCCCCTTGGTTGGCTGGGTTGATGGGAGATCCTCAATTGACTCAGCCGATCCGTGTGAGTAGTGCAATATTTTTAGTAATACCTTTTACAGCATTTTTAAGAGGGTATTTTCAAATCGAAGATCAATATTCCGTGATGGCTTCATCCCAAGTGGTTGAACAACTTTTTCGTGTAGCTGGTATTATCATTTTCACCGTTATAATCACTGGTGCCGGGTTGTCACTTTATCAAGTGGGCACGTTGGCTGCATGGTCGACGATCGGCGGTACAGTAGTAGGAGCTTCTTTTTTGTTCATCGCTTATAGGTTTTATATAAAAAGCCAATCCTCACGAAGCGAAAAGGTATCTATTTCACCATCGAATCTAACGCGAGGTTTATTAGTTGGTTTATCAATTTATAGCCTGACATACGTACTGCATTTATTGGTACAGGTAATCGATGTGTTTACGATGATTGATTTATTAAAAGATTGGGGAGCCTCTACTCAGGCATCAAAGGTGTGGAAAGGGGTCTACGATCGTGGTAATCCATTGATTCAATTAGGGCTTGTATTCGGTTCTTCCATCGCTTTGTCCTTGATACCATCGCTCAGGAAAAGTGATGCTGATATATCAAGTGGATCAACTGATGATGAGAAGTTTGCATTGAAGTTCACCTTTTTATTTTCAACAGCTGCAACGGCAGGTTTAATTGCCATCATGCCGATGGTCAACCCTTTGTTTTACAAGTCTTCAGACGGTACGTTCGCAATACAGTTGATGATGCCAGCAGTATTTTTACTATCATTGGTAATAACCTTTTCAGTAATTCTACAGCGGTACGGAGTCAAGTTACAGCAGTTGATTTGGGTAGTTGTGATGTTGGTTATTAAAGGGATAGGGAATACCTTGCTAATCCCTCTGTACGGAATCACGGGGGCGAGTATAGCCACATTGATCGCGTTGGCTTTCCTGACGCTCGTCATGTACTACCATTACCAGAGATTAACGAAAAGTTTAGTTAAATATACATTCTTGGTCAATACCTTGTTAGTGACAGCTTTCATGGGGTTACTGATTTCGCTGATCACTCATTGGGTATTAGATTTGATCGATATTCAAAACCGGTTGATATATATTCCGGTGGTGGCTTTGACATGTACCATAGGAGCAGCCATATTCATATATTCGACTTACAAATTCAAGTTGTTATCTAATAAAGAACTACAATTGATTACTACGTATTTGAAAGCAAAGAAAGGAACTGATGATTGA
- the yabQ gene encoding spore cortex biosynthesis protein YabQ → MSLNVQFLSILTMIATGVFSASLFETYRMLIRPNVFWRRNVLDILFFLIQGGLIFYLLFVVNGGIIRFYLLVAIGVGICFYFSLLQPIFLSFLNGVIFATKTVYRWLKQLLNLLIIRPLVFLIRTVLIILTFIIASLWKCIRGIILVVGWILKPFLPKIIRNYLMDFLAICSKIKDKLYKKIKKFWVKRRHKDE, encoded by the coding sequence ATGAGTTTAAATGTCCAGTTTCTATCAATTTTAACGATGATTGCGACAGGGGTATTCTCCGCATCCTTGTTTGAGACGTATCGAATGTTGATCCGCCCCAACGTATTTTGGAGAAGAAATGTACTGGATATTCTTTTCTTCCTAATCCAAGGGGGCTTGATCTTCTATTTGCTGTTTGTTGTAAATGGAGGTATCATCCGTTTTTATTTACTAGTAGCGATAGGTGTAGGCATTTGTTTCTATTTTTCACTTCTACAACCTATCTTTCTAAGCTTTTTAAACGGAGTGATATTTGCCACAAAAACCGTCTATCGGTGGCTCAAACAACTATTGAACCTTCTGATCATAAGGCCCTTGGTATTTCTGATAAGAACAGTCTTGATCATTTTAACGTTTATAATTGCTTCATTGTGGAAATGTATTAGAGGTATTATCTTAGTGGTAGGATGGATCTTAAAACCTTTCCTACCAAAAATAATCCGAAATTACCTCATGGATTTTCTGGCAATCTGTAGTAAAATAAAGGATAAGCTGTATAAAAAGATAAAAAAGTTTTGGGTCAAGAGGAGGCATAAAGATGAGTAG
- a CDS encoding RNA-binding S4 domain-containing protein, with the protein MRLDKFLKISRLIKRRTVAKEIANQGRIELNGQPAKASSDLKVGDELMIRFGHTRLTIKVDSLREQVRKDEANGLYTVINEEKVHQD; encoded by the coding sequence ATGAGATTAGATAAATTTTTGAAAATCAGCCGTTTGATCAAACGACGTACAGTAGCCAAAGAAATTGCTAATCAAGGCAGAATTGAACTAAATGGACAACCCGCAAAAGCCTCTTCTGACTTGAAGGTCGGAGATGAGTTGATGATTCGCTTTGGACATACGCGTTTGACGATTAAAGTAGATTCACTTCGTGAACAAGTACGAAAAGATGAAGCGAACGGCTTATATACCGTAATCAATGAAGAAAAAGTCCATCAAGATTAA
- the mazG gene encoding nucleoside triphosphate pyrophosphohydrolase, whose product MGQITVIGLGSSSIEQMPLGVYRELTKNEQVVFTRTLDHPVIKELMEEGTEFHSFDHIYENEDQFEAVYDGICQELINQARSRDILYTVPGHPMVAERTVQLLLGVKEDDVHVEIKGGQSFLDALFTSVGVDPIEGFQLLDGTNLNRKSIQYEQHLFIAQVYDQLVASEVKLTLLEDLPHDHPIKIIEAAGSEGEKVKTVPLHELDHDFTFSNLVTLYVPPAEVEVLHHQFSVLRNVIAALRGPGGCPWDQKQTHESLRKYLIEEAYEVIDAIEEQDDDHLAEELGDVLLQVMLHSQIAEDEGYFTVDDVIRSITDKMIKRHPHVFGDVSVESSEEVKQNWEAIKQQGRAEKSSVLEGLNESLPRLTYAHEMQKKASKVGFDWPESTGVFSKLAEELKEFEEAASNGNNQEVEEELGDVLFTIVNISRHLKVDPEVALHRSSQKFLKRFQFIEKRLQERDLNIEEQSLDQLEQYWNESKREV is encoded by the coding sequence ATGGGTCAAATCACTGTAATAGGTTTAGGGTCAAGCTCAATTGAACAAATGCCCTTAGGTGTTTATCGCGAACTAACGAAAAATGAGCAAGTTGTATTTACGAGAACATTGGATCATCCAGTGATTAAAGAATTAATGGAAGAGGGCACCGAATTCCATTCCTTCGATCATATTTACGAAAATGAAGATCAATTTGAAGCGGTATACGACGGGATCTGTCAGGAGTTGATCAATCAGGCTCGTTCTAGGGATATTTTATATACGGTACCAGGTCACCCGATGGTTGCAGAGCGCACAGTTCAATTATTGTTGGGAGTGAAAGAAGATGATGTTCATGTTGAAATAAAGGGTGGACAAAGTTTTCTCGATGCGTTATTCACCTCTGTCGGAGTCGATCCGATCGAAGGCTTCCAATTGCTGGACGGAACGAATTTGAATCGAAAATCAATCCAATATGAACAACACCTTTTTATCGCTCAAGTGTACGATCAGCTGGTAGCTTCTGAAGTGAAGCTCACTTTACTAGAAGATCTACCTCACGACCATCCTATAAAAATTATAGAAGCGGCTGGGAGTGAAGGGGAGAAAGTAAAAACAGTCCCTTTACATGAACTGGATCATGACTTTACATTCAGCAACTTGGTTACTTTGTATGTTCCTCCTGCAGAGGTCGAAGTGTTGCACCATCAATTTTCAGTTCTTCGGAATGTGATTGCAGCACTCAGGGGGCCAGGAGGGTGTCCGTGGGATCAGAAGCAGACGCATGAATCGTTGAGAAAGTATTTGATTGAAGAAGCATATGAAGTCATAGATGCAATCGAGGAGCAAGATGACGACCATCTAGCTGAAGAGCTAGGAGATGTATTGCTGCAAGTTATGCTCCATAGCCAGATTGCTGAAGATGAAGGATACTTTACCGTTGACGATGTAATTCGATCGATCACTGATAAGATGATCAAGCGTCACCCGCATGTATTTGGTGATGTCTCCGTTGAATCTTCTGAAGAAGTCAAACAAAATTGGGAAGCGATCAAGCAACAAGGTCGCGCTGAAAAGTCATCAGTGCTGGAAGGATTGAATGAATCACTCCCTCGCCTGACCTATGCCCACGAAATGCAGAAGAAAGCTAGCAAAGTCGGTTTTGATTGGCCAGAGTCGACTGGGGTTTTCTCTAAATTGGCAGAGGAATTGAAGGAATTTGAAGAAGCGGCGTCGAATGGTAATAACCAAGAGGTGGAGGAAGAACTTGGTGATGTGTTATTTACAATTGTTAACATCTCAAGGCACTTGAAAGTTGACCCTGAAGTAGCTCTTCATCGCTCAAGTCAAAAGTTTTTAAAGCGATTCCAGTTTATCGAAAAACGTTTGCAGGAAAGAGACTTGAATATAGAAGAACAATCCTTAGACCAGTTAGAGCAGTACTGGAATGAAAGTAAAAGAGAAGTTTAA
- the yabP gene encoding sporulation protein YabP encodes MYKTERETNQEHDVKLMNRRKLEITGVQDVDSFDTEEFLLKTTLGYLVVRGDNLHMKNLNVDQGSLTIQGKIDSFNYIDDQQDKAKGLFSKLFK; translated from the coding sequence ATGTACAAAACAGAAAGAGAAACGAATCAAGAACACGATGTAAAATTAATGAACCGCAGAAAGTTGGAAATCACGGGTGTACAAGACGTGGACAGCTTTGATACAGAAGAATTTTTGTTGAAAACCACACTTGGGTATCTCGTCGTCCGTGGTGACAATCTGCATATGAAGAATTTGAATGTGGATCAAGGTTCATTGACGATTCAAGGAAAAATCGACTCTTTCAATTACATTGATGACCAACAAGATAAAGCTAAAGGACTATTTAGCAAGTTGTTTAAATGA
- a CDS encoding S1 domain-containing RNA-binding protein, producing MSIEVGSKLRGKVTRITNFGAFVELPDGSTGLVHISEVADKYVKDINEHLSVGDEVEVKVLNVEKDGKIGLSIKKAKENYGKKQQPPKKRSENFESKMNKFLKESEEKLTSLKKHTESRRGGRGAKRG from the coding sequence ATGTCAATTGAAGTAGGCAGCAAGTTACGAGGCAAGGTCACTCGTATTACTAATTTCGGAGCGTTCGTCGAATTGCCGGATGGTTCCACAGGTTTAGTCCACATCAGCGAGGTTGCTGATAAGTACGTGAAGGATATCAACGAACATCTTTCTGTAGGGGACGAAGTTGAAGTTAAGGTATTGAATGTGGAGAAAGACGGAAAGATCGGTCTTTCAATCAAGAAAGCTAAAGAAAACTACGGAAAGAAACAACAACCGCCTAAGAAGCGTAGTGAGAACTTCGAATCAAAAATGAACAAATTTTTGAAAGAAAGCGAAGAAAAACTCACATCTCTTAAAAAGCACACAGAATCTCGTCGCGGAGGCCGAGGTGCTAAAAGAGGGTAA